From Cydia splendana chromosome 4, ilCydSple1.2, whole genome shotgun sequence, one genomic window encodes:
- the LOC134789499 gene encoding uncharacterized protein LOC134789499, with amino-acid sequence MKYLPSGVYLYKFVSSVYRTSRERLKIKQIELEDLVLEIAMVKTKQVVRETECTQLLALHQREAVRLRDVRARVQALVDGDDALRKLLDTFAIERPSSLGHYTSDQDFNLMDLLAFDKNGLADRTNDSGDDPREEPVSAKSEYSSVSEAEVEKDCRIKIIEVTNVYKVAYLKHYIKQKRIRRGSKHALLKKKMANIKKLLESWQNALNMVMKDHQYILRQDRDETPEDISASRPLDSDTDIDDYSPDWEHPGPYKNHFREPETTECTDDYPCHEYNNKYYGNCYEETKRSVYEEQESRCEPQDAPCERAPLPRLVEETSSQLLALQDLTLDNNDSSNELLAV; translated from the exons ATGAAATATTTACCATCCGGAGTATATCTGTACAAGTTTGTGAGCAGTGTGTACCGTACTTCGAGAGAACGTCTGAAGATAAAACAAATAGAACTCGAAGATTTAGTTTTAGAG ATCGCGATGGTGAAGACGAAGCAGGTGGTCCGCGAGACGGAGTGCACGCAGCTGCTGGCGCTGCATCAGCGCGAGGCGGTGCGCCTGCGCGACGTGCGCGCGCGCGTGCAGGCGCTCGTCGACGGCGACGACGCGCTGCGCAAGCTGCTCGACACCTTCGCCATTGAGAGGCCTAGCTCCTTGGGACATTATACCAGCGATCAAGACTTTAACTTGA TGGATCTCCTGGCATTCGATAAGAATGGATTAGCAGACAGAACAAACGATAGCGGTGATGACCCCAGAGAAGAGCCCGTCTCCGCGAAGAGCGAATACTCATCGGTGAGTGAAGCGGAAGTTGAGAAGGACTGTCGGATCAAAATCATTGAAGTGACCAACGTCTACAAAGTGGCGTATCTCAAGCACTACATTAAGCAGAAAAGAATCCGTCGAGGTAGCAAACACGCTTTGTTAAAGAAAAAG ATGGCAAACATCAAGAAGTTGTTGGAGAGCTGGCAAAACGCCCTCAACATGGTAATGAAGGACCACCAATACATACTGCGGCAAGACCGTGACGAGACGCCGGAGGACATCAGCGCCTCGCGGCCACTCGACTCCGACACCGACATCGACGACTACAGCCCGGACTGGGAGCATCCTGGGCCTTACAAGAACCACTTTCGG GAGCCTGAAACAACCGAATGTACAGATGACTACCCATGCCACGAgtacaacaacaaatattacGGAAACTGCTAcgag GAGACCAAAAGGTCGGTGTATGAAGAACAAGAGTCGAGGTGCGAGCCGCAGGACGCGCCGTGCGAGCGCGCGCCGCTGCCGCGCCTGGTGGAGGAGACTAGCAGCCAGCTGCTCGCCTTGCAGGACCTCACTCTCGACAACAACGATTCCTCTAACGAACTCCTCGCGGTTTAA